In a genomic window of Virgibacillus sp. SK37:
- the mtrB gene encoding trp RNA-binding attenuation protein MtrB, which yields MDNKSDFFVIKALEDGVNVIGLTRGTDTRFHHSEKLDKNEVMIAQFTEHTSAVKVRGKAIIQTSHGEMENN from the coding sequence ATGGACAATAAAAGTGACTTTTTTGTTATTAAAGCATTGGAAGACGGTGTTAACGTTATTGGATTAACAAGAGGTACTGATACCCGTTTTCACCATTCGGAAAAACTTGACAAAAATGAAGTAATGATCGCTCAATTTACGGAACATACTTCTGCTGTAAAAGTTCGGGGAAAAGCTATTATTCAAACAAGTCATGGTGAAATGGAAAATAATTAA
- the menG gene encoding demethylmenaquinone methyltransferase, whose amino-acid sequence MSQQQSKEERVHHVFEKIYNKYDAMNSIISFQRHKAWRKDVMKRMQVEEGAMALDVCCGTGDWAISLAEKIGTSGEIIGLDFSENMLSVAKQKKKQHNIKQLQFIHGNAMELPFKDNTFDYVTIGFGLRNVPDYMTVLQEMYRVVKPGGKVVCLETSQPELIGFRQLYYFYFRFIMPAFGRLFAKSYKEYAWLHESAKNFPDKKHLKKMFMEAGFAKVDIKSYTGGVAAMHMGFKE is encoded by the coding sequence ATGTCTCAACAACAATCAAAAGAAGAACGTGTACACCATGTTTTTGAAAAGATCTACAATAAATATGATGCTATGAATTCCATTATTTCTTTTCAACGCCATAAGGCTTGGCGAAAGGACGTAATGAAGCGTATGCAGGTTGAAGAAGGGGCTATGGCACTGGATGTTTGTTGTGGAACAGGAGACTGGGCTATTTCACTTGCTGAGAAGATTGGCACCTCTGGAGAAATAATAGGGCTTGATTTTAGTGAAAATATGTTATCTGTAGCTAAACAAAAGAAAAAGCAACATAATATCAAACAACTTCAGTTCATTCATGGTAATGCAATGGAACTACCTTTTAAAGATAATACGTTTGATTACGTTACGATCGGATTTGGCTTAAGGAATGTCCCTGACTACATGACAGTTTTACAAGAAATGTATCGGGTGGTTAAACCTGGTGGTAAGGTTGTTTGTTTAGAAACCTCCCAACCGGAATTGATCGGTTTTAGACAGTTGTATTATTTTTATTTCCGTTTTATAATGCCTGCCTTTGGCCGGTTATTTGCCAAAAGCTATAAAGAGTATGCATGGTTACATGAGTCCGCAAAGAATTTTCCTGATAAAAAACACCTTAAGAAGATGTTTATGGAAGCAGGGTTCGCAAAAGTGGATATAAAAAGCTATACAGGTGGAGTAGCTGCCATGCATATGGGCTTTAAAGAATAA
- a CDS encoding HU family DNA-binding protein, with protein sequence MNKTDLVNAVAEKSDLSKKDATKAVDAVFESVMDSLKNGDKVQLIGFGNFEVRERSARKGRNPQTGEEIEIPASKVPAFKPGKALKDIVK encoded by the coding sequence ATGAACAAAACAGACCTAGTGAATGCTGTAGCTGAGAAAAGTGATCTTTCTAAGAAAGACGCAACTAAAGCAGTAGATGCAGTTTTTGAATCTGTCATGGATTCACTTAAAAATGGTGACAAAGTACAATTAATCGGTTTTGGTAACTTTGAAGTACGTGAGCGTTCAGCCCGTAAAGGCCGTAACCCGCAAACTGGGGAAGAAATTGAAATCCCAGCAAGCAAAGTACCTGCTTTTAAACCAGGTAAAGCCCTTAAAGACATTGTAAAATAA
- a CDS encoding heptaprenyl diphosphate synthase component 1, whose product MKHSFLNKYIKQPFIDEGKLLILSGIMEGTDFSKNTKEQFIITAMLVQIALDTHDHVPAEIDGQESKTAKLEKQLRVLAGDYYSGLYYMLLSELEEIDLIHKLATAIKEINEYKMKVYYHEADSLMDHMDFVMRTESLVALSLAHYVENVTFIPLILDWMYVNKLIFIKTKGKSIINQWQIYYPEWTYSSIEEKIDEIIKHKSHKINRYLQTLPDWHSLHGIQVEGLLKKVWHGKSMFAEGG is encoded by the coding sequence ATGAAGCATTCATTTCTTAATAAATATATAAAACAGCCCTTTATTGACGAAGGAAAACTGCTTATTTTATCTGGTATTATGGAAGGGACCGACTTTTCAAAAAATACAAAGGAACAATTTATTATTACAGCAATGCTTGTACAAATAGCTTTGGATACACATGACCACGTACCTGCTGAAATAGATGGACAGGAAAGTAAAACAGCGAAATTAGAGAAGCAACTGAGAGTACTAGCAGGAGATTATTATAGTGGACTTTACTATATGTTACTTTCAGAGCTTGAGGAAATTGATCTTATACATAAACTAGCGACAGCCATTAAAGAGATAAATGAATATAAAATGAAAGTATATTATCACGAAGCAGATTCTTTAATGGATCATATGGATTTCGTTATGAGAACAGAATCACTTGTAGCGCTATCTTTAGCGCACTATGTGGAAAATGTAACATTCATACCTTTAATCTTAGATTGGATGTATGTAAATAAGTTGATTTTTATCAAAACAAAAGGAAAATCTATTATTAATCAATGGCAGATCTATTATCCAGAATGGACATACTCATCAATAGAAGAAAAGATAGATGAAATTATTAAACACAAATCACATAAAATTAATCGTTATTTACAGACATTGCCGGATTGGCATTCCCTTCACGGCATCCAAGTAGAAGGTTTATTAAAAAAAGTATGGCATGGTAAGTCAATGTTTGCAGAGGGTGGATAA